ATGGTTCACGAGTGACTGGCGCGGATCGACGCCGGCATTGCGTATGCGGACAAGCGTATCCGGCGTCACCATCGCACCCGCCGCATCCTCCACGCCGTCTATGCCGTCGCTATCGCCGGCAATGGCCCATATGCCGTCTGCGCCCTTCAGCGTCAGCGCAAGGCTCAGCAGGAACTCCGTATTGCGACCACCCTTGCCGGCCGGCCCCTTGCCGATCGTCACTGTGGTTTCGCCGCCGGAAAGCAGTACGGCCGGGCCCTTGACCGGCAGGCCCTTGCGGCTGGCGGAAAGAGCGATACCGGCCATGACAGCGCCGACATCTTTTGACTCGCCTTCCAGCGAATCCCCGAGGATAAGCGGCGTAAGCCCGAGCTTTAAGGCCTCATCCGCCGCCGCCTGCAGGGCGAGCGAGGGGGCTGCGATCAGCCGGATATCCTCTTCAATATCACCCGCTTTCGGTGTTTCCTCACCCTTTTCCAGCACCCTGCGCACCGTTTCGGGAAGATCGAGCGCATAACGGGAGACGATTTCCCGCACGGTTTCAATATCGCTCGGATCTGCAACCGTCGGGCCGGAGGCGATTTCGGACGGGTCGTCACCCGGCACATCCGAAATCAGCAGCGAAACAACCTTGGCCGGCCTGGCGGCCAGCGCCAGCCGCCCGCCCTTGATGCGGGAGAGATGTTTGCGCACCGCGTTCATTTCGGAAATCGTCGCACCGCTGGCCAAAAGGGCACGATTGACGGCCATCTTGTCGGCAAGCGTCATGCCTTCGGCAGGCGCCACCATCAGCGCCGAACCGCCGCCGGAAATCAGCGCGATCACCATGTCGTCCGCCGTCAGCCCCTCAACGGCGGCAAGAATGCGTTTTGCCGCTTCCGCGCTTTTATCGTCGGGCACCGGATGCGAGGCCTCGATGATCTCAATGCGTGTGGTCGGGACGGCATGGCCGTAACGCGTCACCACCACACCGGAGAGATCGACATGCGGCCATGCCGCTTCAAGCGCTGCGGCCATGGCGGCCGAAGCCTTGCCGGCGCCCACCACTACACATCTGCCCTTGGGCGGGAAAGGAAGATGGTGTTGCAGCACCTTTGCGGGATCGGCGCTCGCGACGGCGGCCATGAATATGCGGTTGAGAGCGTCTCTTGCGGACGTGTCGTTCCATGTGCTCATCGGTTCATACTCCGATCCAGAGGAGGCCGAGCGCGAACAATGCCGGCAATGCCTGAATGAACAGGATCTTCATATTGGCTGTCATGGCGCCGAAAATACCGGCCACCAGAACGCAG
This portion of the Agrobacterium tumefaciens genome encodes:
- a CDS encoding glycerate kinase, with translation MSTWNDTSARDALNRIFMAAVASADPAKVLQHHLPFPPKGRCVVVGAGKASAAMAAALEAAWPHVDLSGVVVTRYGHAVPTTRIEIIEASHPVPDDKSAEAAKRILAAVEGLTADDMVIALISGGGSALMVAPAEGMTLADKMAVNRALLASGATISEMNAVRKHLSRIKGGRLALAARPAKVVSLLISDVPGDDPSEIASGPTVADPSDIETVREIVSRYALDLPETVRRVLEKGEETPKAGDIEEDIRLIAAPSLALQAAADEALKLGLTPLILGDSLEGESKDVGAVMAGIALSASRKGLPVKGPAVLLSGGETTVTIGKGPAGKGGRNTEFLLSLALTLKGADGIWAIAGDSDGIDGVEDAAGAMVTPDTLVRIRNAGVDPRQSLVNHDSYTAFNAAGDLVVTGPTLTNVNDIRAILIG